A genomic segment from Lates calcarifer isolate ASB-BC8 linkage group LG13, TLL_Latcal_v3, whole genome shotgun sequence encodes:
- the gapvd1 gene encoding GTPase-activating protein and VPS9 domain-containing protein 1 isoform X2: MVKPDIHTLAHHLKQERLYVASEKQLIQRLNSDVLKTAERLYRAAWIAKQQRINLDRLILTSAEASPAECCQHAKMLEDTQFIDGYKTLGFQETIYGEFLARLRENPRLVASCLVAGERLNQEHTQGVIHTVFTSLYGNCIMQEDESYLLQVLRYLIEFELKESDNPRRLLRRGTCAFSILFKLFSEGLYSAKLFLTATLHEPIMQLLVEDEDHLETDPAKVTERLTPAQQERFGEKGSEGYKQRVQAAVEANEAKLVALVNKFIGYLKQNTYCFPHSLRWIVSQMYKTLSCVERLEVGEVRTMCTDLLLTCFICPAIVNPEQYGIISDAPINEVARFNLMQVGQLLQQLAMADDDADPRRKSSLSKFDKSCVAAFLDVVIGGRAVETPPMSSMNLLEGLSRTVVYITHNQLLALVDFVRSVTAGDHLREEEHMALENLLANVPQSRTVKSNSLELTPSNTPQLSPATTPANKKNRLPIGQHLAAITSWDPTTTTLSAHIPLVTPFAARSRSRTNIAQEGEAEASSQESLQELMPEEVLVISLGTGPQNVPGMMSENEVLNLQMADGAQGDGHADDTKLHGKPDKTLRFSLCSDNLEGISEGPSNRSNSVSSLDLEGESVSELGAGPSGSNGVEALQLLEHEQATTQDNLDDKLRKFEIRDMMGLTDDRDISETVSETWSTDVLGSDFDPNMDEDRLQEIAGAAAENMLGSLLCLPGSGSVLLDPYGSTISETTSEAWSVEVLPSDSEAPDLKQEERLQELESCSGVGSTSDDTEVREVSSRPSTPGLSVVSGISATSEDIPNKIEDLRSECSSDFGGKDSVTSPDGEESGHGAHHLTSPPSQADTLLAMFDPLSSGEGSSTGTIVRPKVHYARPPHPPPDPPIPEASALGQETRHSLFTPHCLAQAELEHTKQRHSFPDRLVRSRSSDIVCPGRRPTSDPGLNRRVAVEERDPAGAFALGPSSSPSKDSLKGEAEDRKDSDDEKSDRNRPWWKKRFVSAIPKAPIAAFRKRDRQEKDDIAQERIPQDDPLPRQSTQAQAAEDILDKYRNIKRPSPSDGAAAGASYDGTGDLCVEDSVHDSPREDTLQNISTDDLPDSASQTAQQHDSKFSFSDAKKKLRLALCSADSVALPIMAPATTRNGLPDHMDPEDNEIVCFLKVQLAEAINLQDKNQMAQIQETTRCVSRFDARTCRKLLAAIAEDYRKRAPYIAYLTRCRQGLQTSQAHLERLLQRVLRDKEVANRYFTTVCVRLLLEHMESKMLDFIKAFQGCTAADDKTAAVEDFLRYLYGAMARDAIWQYASEDQLQDAQMAIERSVMNRIFKLAFYPNQDGDILRDQLFHEHIQRLSKVVTATHKALQIPEVYLKEAPWPSAQSEIRTINAYKTPRDKVQCILRMCSTIMNLLSLANEDSVPGADDFVPVLVFVLIRANPPCLLSTVQYINNFYASRLSGEECYWWMQFTAAVEFIKTIDDRK, encoded by the exons ATGGTGAAGCCAGACATTCACACTCTGGCCCACCACCTGAAGCAGGAGAGGCTGTATGTGGCATCGGAGAAGCAGCTAATCCAGAGGCTCAACAGTGATGTGCTGAAGACAGCCGAGAGGCTGTACCGGGCTGCATGGATCGCTAAGCAGCAGAGGATCAACCTTGATCGTCTCATTCTCACCAG CGCGGAGGCCTCTCCAGCTGAATGCTGCCAACATGCCAAAATGCTGGAAGACACACAGTTTATTGATGGCTACAAGACTCTGGGCTTCCAGGAGACAATCTATGGTGAGTTTTTGGCCCGGTTGAGGGAGAATCCCAGACTGGTAGCTTCCTGCTTGGTGGCAGGAGAGAGGCTGAACCAGGAGCACACCCAGGGGGTCATCCATACAGTCTTCACCTCACTCTATGGCAACTGTATCATGCAGGAGGATGAGAGCTATTTACTACAG GTGTTGCGGTACCTGATAGAGTTTGAGCTGAAGGAGAGTGACAACCCTCGTCGTCTGCTGCGACGGGGAACCTGTGCCTTCAGCATCCTTTTCAAGCTCTTCTCTGAGGGCCTGTACTCAGCCAAGCTCTTCCTCACTGCCACCCTCCATGAACCCATTATGCAGCTGTTGGTGGAAGATGAAGACCACCTGGAGACGGACCCAGCCAAGGTCACAGAGCGCCTCACTCCGGCTCAGCAGGAACGCTTTGGAGAGAAGGGCTCTGAGGGCTACAAACAAAGGGTGCAGGCAGCTGTGGAAGCCAATGAAGCTAAGCTGGTAGCTCTGGTCAACAAATTTATCGGTTACTTGAAGCAGAACACCTACTGCTTTCCCCACAGCCTGCGCTGGATCGTGTCCCAGATGTACAAGACGTTGTCATGTGTGGAGCGTCTTGAGGTAGGTGAGGTACGCACCATGTGTACAGACCTGCTGCTGACCTGCTTCATCTGTCCAGCCATAGTCAACCCGGAGCAGTATGGTATCATCTCAGACGCCCCCATCAATGAAGTGGCCCGCTTCAATCTAATGCAG GTGGGGCAGCTTTTGCAGCAGTTGGCAATGGCTGATGATGATGCAGACCCAAGACGGAAAAGCAGTTTGTCCAAATTTGATAAG AGTTGTGTTGCTGCCTTTCTGGATGTAGTAATCGGAGGAAGAGCAGTGGAGACCCCACCCATGTCCTCAATGAACCTTCTAGAGGGCCTCAGCAGGACTGTGGTCTATATTACGCATAATCAGCTGCTGGCACTG GTGGACTTTGTACGGAGTGTGACTGCAGGGGACCATCTCCGGGAGGAGGAGCACATGGCTCTGGAGAACCTGCTGGCCAATGTGCCCCAGTCTCGGACTGTGAAGAGTAACAGTCTGGAGCTCACTCCCTCCAACACCCCTCAGCTTTCACCGGCTACCACTCCTGCCAACAAGAAGAACAGGCTCCCCATAG GACAACACTTAGCTGCTATAACATCCTGGGATCCCACAACCACCACTCTGTCTGCTCACATTCCATTAGTAACCCCTTTTG CTGCTCGTAGCCGCAGCCGTACCAACATAGCCcaggagggggaggcagaggcCAGCTCCCAAGAGTCCCTACAGGAGCTGATGCCAGAGGAGGTGCTGGTGATTTCACTAGGAACAGGTCCTCAGAATGTCCCTGGGATGATGTCAGAGAATGAG GTTTTGAATCTGCAGATGGCTGATGGGGCCCAGGGGGATGGCCATGCTGATGATACCAAGCTGCATGGTAAACCAGACAAAACCTTGCGCTTTTCCCTCTGCAGTGACAACCTGGAAGGCATCTCAGAGG GTCCATCTAACCGTTCTAACTCCGTATCATCTCTGGACCTGGAGGGAGAGTCTGTTTCGGAGCTGGGAGCTGGACCATCAGGCAGCAACGGGGTGGAGGCTTTACAGCTTCTGGAGCATGAACAGG CCACCACTCAGGACAACCTGGATGACAAACTCCGCAAGTTTGAGATCAGAGATATGATGGGTCTGACAGATGATCGGGACATCTCTGAGACAGTCAGCGAAACCTGGAGCACAGACGTGCTTGGTAGCGACTTTGACCCCAACATGGATGAAGATCGGCTGCAGGAAATAGCAG GGGCAGCTGCGGAGAACATGCTCGGCAGCCTGCTGTGTCTTCCTGGCTCGGGTTCAGTGCTGCTGGACCCCTATGGCTCCACCATCTCCGAGACCACAAGCGAGGCCTGGAGCGTGGAGGTCCTGCCCAGTGACTCAG AGGCCCCAGACCTGAAGCAGGAGGAGCGtctgcaggagctggagagCTGCTCAGGGGTCGGCAGCACCTCAGAtgacacagaggtcagagaggtcagCTCAAGACCCAGCACACCAGGCCTCAGTGTTGTCTCAG GTATCAGTGCAACCTCAGAAGACATCCCAAACAAGATCGAGGACCTGCGGTCAGAGTGCAGCTCAGACTTTGGAGGGAAGGACTCTGTGACCAGTCCAGATGGGGAGGAGTCAGGCCACG GAGCACACCATCTGACATCTCCACCATCACAGGCCGATACCTTACTGGCCATGTTCGATCCCCTCTCCTCCGGTGAAG GCTCCTCCACTGGAACAATAGTGAGGCCCAAAGTGCACTACGCCAGGCCCCCTCACCCTCCACCCGACCCTCCCATTCCTGAAGCCAGTGCCCTGGGGCAAGAGACACGCCACTCTCTCTTCACGCCCCACTGCCTGGCCCAGGCTGAGCTGGAGCACACTAAGCAGCGCCACTCCTTCCCTGACAGGCTGGTCCGTAGCCGCAGCTCTGACATCGTGTGCCCAGGCCGCCGGCCCACAAGTGACCCCGGCCTTAACCGGCGGGTAGCAGTTGAAGAGCGTGACCCTGCCGGGGCCTTTGCCTTAGGACCCTCCTCGTCCCCCAGCAAGGACTCCCTGAAAGGAGAG gctgaggacaggaaggacAGTGATGACGAGAAGTCTGATCGCAACCGACCATGGTGGAAGAAACGTTTTGTGTCTGCCATTCCCAAAG ctccaaTAGCAGCATTTAGGAAAAGGGACAGACAGGAGAAAGATGATATTGCCCAGGAGCGTATTCCACAAG ACGATCCATTGCCCAGACAGAGCACTCAAGCGCAGGCAGCTGAAGACATCCTGGACAAGTACAGGAACATCAAAAGGCCCAGCCCGAGtgatggagctgcagctggagcttCCTATGACGGTACAGGAG ACCTTTGTGTTGAAGACAGTGTGCATGACTCTCCGAGGGAGGATACTCTGCAGAATATTTCCACAGACGACCTCCCAGACTCAGCCAGCCAGACGGCGCAGCAGCATGACTCCAAGTTCTCTTTCAG TGATGCAAAGAAGAAGCTGAGGTTGGCGTTGTGTTCTGCTGACTCGGTGGCTTTGCCCATCATGGCTCCTGCAACCACACGAAATGGGCTGCCTGACCACATGGATCCTGAAG acaaTGAGATCGTCTGCTTCCTGAAGGTCCAGCTCGCAGAGGCCATCAACCTCCAGGATAAGAACCAGATGGCCCAGATTCAGGAGACCACGCGCTGCGTCAGCCGTTTCGATGCGCGCACCTGCAGGAAGCTGCTGGCTGCCATTGCGGAGGATTACAG aAAGCGGGCACCGTACATAGCTTATCTAACCAGGTGTCGTCAGGGCTTGCAGACCTCTCAGGCCCATTTGGAGAGGCTCCTCCAGAGGGTGCTTAGAGACAAGGAGGTGGCGAACCGCTACTTCACCACTGTCTGTGTTCGGCTCCTTCTTGAACACATGGAATCCAAGATGCTTGACTTTATTAAGG CGTTCCAGGGATGCACAGCGGCGGATGACAAGACGGCAGCAGTGGAGGATTTTCTCCGCTACTTGTACGGTGCCATGGCCCGTGATGCCATTTGGCAGTATGCAAGCGAGGACCAGCTGCAGGATGCCCAGATGGCTATCGAACGCAGCGTTATGAACCGCATCTTCAAACTGGCCTTTTACCCCAACCAGGATGGAGATATTCTCAGAGACCA GCTTTTCCACGAACACATCCAGCGGCTCTCAAAAGTTGTGACGGCCACTCATAAAGCTCTTCAAATCCCAGAG GTGTACTTGAAGGAAGCTCCCTGGCCCTCTGCACAGTCTGAGATCAGGACCATCAATGCATACAAGACGCCACGAGACAAAGTCCAGTGTATACTGCGCATGTGTTCCACCATCATGAACCTCCTCAGTCTGGCCAATGAAGACTCTGTCCCTGGAGCGGATGACTTTGTCCCCGTACTTGTCTTTGTCCTCATAAGG GCAAACCCGCCCTGCCTGCTGTCCACCGTTCAGTACATCAATAATTTCTACGCCAGCCGGCTGAGTGGGGAGGAGTGCTATTGGTGGATGCAGTTCACCGCGGCGGTGGAATTCATTAAGACCATCGACGATCGCAAGTGA
- the gapvd1 gene encoding GTPase-activating protein and VPS9 domain-containing protein 1 isoform X4, giving the protein MVKPDIHTLAHHLKQERLYVASEKQLIQRLNSDVLKTAERLYRAAWIAKQQRINLDRLILTSAEASPAECCQHAKMLEDTQFIDGYKTLGFQETIYGEFLARLRENPRLVASCLVAGERLNQEHTQGVIHTVFTSLYGNCIMQEDESYLLQVLRYLIEFELKESDNPRRLLRRGTCAFSILFKLFSEGLYSAKLFLTATLHEPIMQLLVEDEDHLETDPAKVTERLTPAQQERFGEKGSEGYKQRVQAAVEANEAKLVALVNKFIGYLKQNTYCFPHSLRWIVSQMYKTLSCVERLEVGEVRTMCTDLLLTCFICPAIVNPEQYGIISDAPINEVARFNLMQVGQLLQQLAMADDDADPRRKSSLSKFDKSCVAAFLDVVIGGRAVETPPMSSMNLLEGLSRTVVYITHNQLLALVDFVRSVTAGDHLREEEHMALENLLANVPQSRTVKSNSLELTPSNTPQLSPATTPANKKNRLPIAARSRSRTNIAQEGEAEASSQESLQELMPEEVLVISLGTGPQNVPGMMSENEVLNLQMADGAQGDGHADDTKLHGKPDKTLRFSLCSDNLEGISEGPSNRSNSVSSLDLEGESVSELGAGPSGSNGVEALQLLEHEQATTQDNLDDKLRKFEIRDMMGLTDDRDISETVSETWSTDVLGSDFDPNMDEDRLQEIAGAAAENMLGSLLCLPGSGSVLLDPYGSTISETTSEAWSVEVLPSDSEAPDLKQEERLQELESCSGVGSTSDDTEVREVSSRPSTPGLSVVSGISATSEDIPNKIEDLRSECSSDFGGKDSVTSPDGEESGHGAHHLTSPPSQADTLLAMFDPLSSGEGSSTGTIVRPKVHYARPPHPPPDPPIPEASALGQETRHSLFTPHCLAQAELEHTKQRHSFPDRLVRSRSSDIVCPGRRPTSDPGLNRRVAVEERDPAGAFALGPSSSPSKDSLKGEAEDRKDSDDEKSDRNRPWWKKRFVSAIPKAPIAAFRKRDRQEKDDIAQERIPQDDPLPRQSTQAQAAEDILDKYRNIKRPSPSDGAAAGASYDGTGDLCVEDSVHDSPREDTLQNISTDDLPDSASQTAQQHDSKFSFSDAKKKLRLALCSADSVALPIMAPATTRNGLPDHMDPEDNEIVCFLKVQLAEAINLQDKNQMAQIQETTRCVSRFDARTCRKLLAAIAEDYRKRAPYIAYLTRCRQGLQTSQAHLERLLQRVLRDKEVANRYFTTVCVRLLLEHMESKMLDFIKAFQGCTAADDKTAAVEDFLRYLYGAMARDAIWQYASEDQLQDAQMAIERSVMNRIFKLAFYPNQDGDILRDQLFHEHIQRLSKVVTATHKALQIPEVYLKEAPWPSAQSEIRTINAYKTPRDKVQCILRMCSTIMNLLSLANEDSVPGADDFVPVLVFVLIRANPPCLLSTVQYINNFYASRLSGEECYWWMQFTAAVEFIKTIDDRK; this is encoded by the exons ATGGTGAAGCCAGACATTCACACTCTGGCCCACCACCTGAAGCAGGAGAGGCTGTATGTGGCATCGGAGAAGCAGCTAATCCAGAGGCTCAACAGTGATGTGCTGAAGACAGCCGAGAGGCTGTACCGGGCTGCATGGATCGCTAAGCAGCAGAGGATCAACCTTGATCGTCTCATTCTCACCAG CGCGGAGGCCTCTCCAGCTGAATGCTGCCAACATGCCAAAATGCTGGAAGACACACAGTTTATTGATGGCTACAAGACTCTGGGCTTCCAGGAGACAATCTATGGTGAGTTTTTGGCCCGGTTGAGGGAGAATCCCAGACTGGTAGCTTCCTGCTTGGTGGCAGGAGAGAGGCTGAACCAGGAGCACACCCAGGGGGTCATCCATACAGTCTTCACCTCACTCTATGGCAACTGTATCATGCAGGAGGATGAGAGCTATTTACTACAG GTGTTGCGGTACCTGATAGAGTTTGAGCTGAAGGAGAGTGACAACCCTCGTCGTCTGCTGCGACGGGGAACCTGTGCCTTCAGCATCCTTTTCAAGCTCTTCTCTGAGGGCCTGTACTCAGCCAAGCTCTTCCTCACTGCCACCCTCCATGAACCCATTATGCAGCTGTTGGTGGAAGATGAAGACCACCTGGAGACGGACCCAGCCAAGGTCACAGAGCGCCTCACTCCGGCTCAGCAGGAACGCTTTGGAGAGAAGGGCTCTGAGGGCTACAAACAAAGGGTGCAGGCAGCTGTGGAAGCCAATGAAGCTAAGCTGGTAGCTCTGGTCAACAAATTTATCGGTTACTTGAAGCAGAACACCTACTGCTTTCCCCACAGCCTGCGCTGGATCGTGTCCCAGATGTACAAGACGTTGTCATGTGTGGAGCGTCTTGAGGTAGGTGAGGTACGCACCATGTGTACAGACCTGCTGCTGACCTGCTTCATCTGTCCAGCCATAGTCAACCCGGAGCAGTATGGTATCATCTCAGACGCCCCCATCAATGAAGTGGCCCGCTTCAATCTAATGCAG GTGGGGCAGCTTTTGCAGCAGTTGGCAATGGCTGATGATGATGCAGACCCAAGACGGAAAAGCAGTTTGTCCAAATTTGATAAG AGTTGTGTTGCTGCCTTTCTGGATGTAGTAATCGGAGGAAGAGCAGTGGAGACCCCACCCATGTCCTCAATGAACCTTCTAGAGGGCCTCAGCAGGACTGTGGTCTATATTACGCATAATCAGCTGCTGGCACTG GTGGACTTTGTACGGAGTGTGACTGCAGGGGACCATCTCCGGGAGGAGGAGCACATGGCTCTGGAGAACCTGCTGGCCAATGTGCCCCAGTCTCGGACTGTGAAGAGTAACAGTCTGGAGCTCACTCCCTCCAACACCCCTCAGCTTTCACCGGCTACCACTCCTGCCAACAAGAAGAACAGGCTCCCCATAG CTGCTCGTAGCCGCAGCCGTACCAACATAGCCcaggagggggaggcagaggcCAGCTCCCAAGAGTCCCTACAGGAGCTGATGCCAGAGGAGGTGCTGGTGATTTCACTAGGAACAGGTCCTCAGAATGTCCCTGGGATGATGTCAGAGAATGAG GTTTTGAATCTGCAGATGGCTGATGGGGCCCAGGGGGATGGCCATGCTGATGATACCAAGCTGCATGGTAAACCAGACAAAACCTTGCGCTTTTCCCTCTGCAGTGACAACCTGGAAGGCATCTCAGAGG GTCCATCTAACCGTTCTAACTCCGTATCATCTCTGGACCTGGAGGGAGAGTCTGTTTCGGAGCTGGGAGCTGGACCATCAGGCAGCAACGGGGTGGAGGCTTTACAGCTTCTGGAGCATGAACAGG CCACCACTCAGGACAACCTGGATGACAAACTCCGCAAGTTTGAGATCAGAGATATGATGGGTCTGACAGATGATCGGGACATCTCTGAGACAGTCAGCGAAACCTGGAGCACAGACGTGCTTGGTAGCGACTTTGACCCCAACATGGATGAAGATCGGCTGCAGGAAATAGCAG GGGCAGCTGCGGAGAACATGCTCGGCAGCCTGCTGTGTCTTCCTGGCTCGGGTTCAGTGCTGCTGGACCCCTATGGCTCCACCATCTCCGAGACCACAAGCGAGGCCTGGAGCGTGGAGGTCCTGCCCAGTGACTCAG AGGCCCCAGACCTGAAGCAGGAGGAGCGtctgcaggagctggagagCTGCTCAGGGGTCGGCAGCACCTCAGAtgacacagaggtcagagaggtcagCTCAAGACCCAGCACACCAGGCCTCAGTGTTGTCTCAG GTATCAGTGCAACCTCAGAAGACATCCCAAACAAGATCGAGGACCTGCGGTCAGAGTGCAGCTCAGACTTTGGAGGGAAGGACTCTGTGACCAGTCCAGATGGGGAGGAGTCAGGCCACG GAGCACACCATCTGACATCTCCACCATCACAGGCCGATACCTTACTGGCCATGTTCGATCCCCTCTCCTCCGGTGAAG GCTCCTCCACTGGAACAATAGTGAGGCCCAAAGTGCACTACGCCAGGCCCCCTCACCCTCCACCCGACCCTCCCATTCCTGAAGCCAGTGCCCTGGGGCAAGAGACACGCCACTCTCTCTTCACGCCCCACTGCCTGGCCCAGGCTGAGCTGGAGCACACTAAGCAGCGCCACTCCTTCCCTGACAGGCTGGTCCGTAGCCGCAGCTCTGACATCGTGTGCCCAGGCCGCCGGCCCACAAGTGACCCCGGCCTTAACCGGCGGGTAGCAGTTGAAGAGCGTGACCCTGCCGGGGCCTTTGCCTTAGGACCCTCCTCGTCCCCCAGCAAGGACTCCCTGAAAGGAGAG gctgaggacaggaaggacAGTGATGACGAGAAGTCTGATCGCAACCGACCATGGTGGAAGAAACGTTTTGTGTCTGCCATTCCCAAAG ctccaaTAGCAGCATTTAGGAAAAGGGACAGACAGGAGAAAGATGATATTGCCCAGGAGCGTATTCCACAAG ACGATCCATTGCCCAGACAGAGCACTCAAGCGCAGGCAGCTGAAGACATCCTGGACAAGTACAGGAACATCAAAAGGCCCAGCCCGAGtgatggagctgcagctggagcttCCTATGACGGTACAGGAG ACCTTTGTGTTGAAGACAGTGTGCATGACTCTCCGAGGGAGGATACTCTGCAGAATATTTCCACAGACGACCTCCCAGACTCAGCCAGCCAGACGGCGCAGCAGCATGACTCCAAGTTCTCTTTCAG TGATGCAAAGAAGAAGCTGAGGTTGGCGTTGTGTTCTGCTGACTCGGTGGCTTTGCCCATCATGGCTCCTGCAACCACACGAAATGGGCTGCCTGACCACATGGATCCTGAAG acaaTGAGATCGTCTGCTTCCTGAAGGTCCAGCTCGCAGAGGCCATCAACCTCCAGGATAAGAACCAGATGGCCCAGATTCAGGAGACCACGCGCTGCGTCAGCCGTTTCGATGCGCGCACCTGCAGGAAGCTGCTGGCTGCCATTGCGGAGGATTACAG aAAGCGGGCACCGTACATAGCTTATCTAACCAGGTGTCGTCAGGGCTTGCAGACCTCTCAGGCCCATTTGGAGAGGCTCCTCCAGAGGGTGCTTAGAGACAAGGAGGTGGCGAACCGCTACTTCACCACTGTCTGTGTTCGGCTCCTTCTTGAACACATGGAATCCAAGATGCTTGACTTTATTAAGG CGTTCCAGGGATGCACAGCGGCGGATGACAAGACGGCAGCAGTGGAGGATTTTCTCCGCTACTTGTACGGTGCCATGGCCCGTGATGCCATTTGGCAGTATGCAAGCGAGGACCAGCTGCAGGATGCCCAGATGGCTATCGAACGCAGCGTTATGAACCGCATCTTCAAACTGGCCTTTTACCCCAACCAGGATGGAGATATTCTCAGAGACCA GCTTTTCCACGAACACATCCAGCGGCTCTCAAAAGTTGTGACGGCCACTCATAAAGCTCTTCAAATCCCAGAG GTGTACTTGAAGGAAGCTCCCTGGCCCTCTGCACAGTCTGAGATCAGGACCATCAATGCATACAAGACGCCACGAGACAAAGTCCAGTGTATACTGCGCATGTGTTCCACCATCATGAACCTCCTCAGTCTGGCCAATGAAGACTCTGTCCCTGGAGCGGATGACTTTGTCCCCGTACTTGTCTTTGTCCTCATAAGG GCAAACCCGCCCTGCCTGCTGTCCACCGTTCAGTACATCAATAATTTCTACGCCAGCCGGCTGAGTGGGGAGGAGTGCTATTGGTGGATGCAGTTCACCGCGGCGGTGGAATTCATTAAGACCATCGACGATCGCAAGTGA